A genomic stretch from Xenopus laevis strain J_2021 chromosome 6S, Xenopus_laevis_v10.1, whole genome shotgun sequence includes:
- the tmem70.S gene encoding transmembrane protein 70, mitochondrial has protein sequence MLRLTTCCRQSLAHSRARISAAGARSAPVYGVLFPKEGLGIARRRCEPSTQIILPNVTSVRYISTSQGAGNYEDGRLIYTGNLAKSVLGIKFFSYSTSIFSICLMPYILLQSGISVDSLALKIAFVSVVGFFTFVTPVTLHLITKGYVIRLYHNSETDTYTAVTYNALLAEKRTVFHPKDVEIPGVSKMFTTFYAQKKSMLVNPMLFGNPYDYNHLMGYDKPFTFSPEELSQSSEDKQK, from the exons ATGTTACGCTTGACAACTTGCTGCCGCCAGAGTCTTGCTCATAGTAGGGCGAGGATTAGCGCTGCGGGCGCACGGTCAGCTCCAGTCTATGGAGTCCTGTTCCCTAAAGAGGGACTTGGCATTGCACGGAGGAGATGTGAGCCTTCTACACAG ATTATACTACCTAATGTGACGTCTGTCCGGTATATTAGCACATCCCAAGGTGCTGGGAATTATGAAGATGGCAGATTAATTTACACTGGGAATCTGGCAAAATCAGTGCTTG GGATAAAGTTTTTTTCATATTCCACCAGTATTTTTAGTATCTGCCTGATGCCATACATTCTGCTGCAGTCTGGAATTAGTGTCGACAGTTTAGCATTAAAGATCGCCTTTGTCAGCGTGGTAGGCTTCTTCACCTTTGTCACTCCAGTTACTTTGCACCTGATTACAAAAGGCTACGTGATCCGCTTATATCACAATTCAGAGACAGACACCTACACAGCAGTTACTTACAATGCCCTCCTTGCTGAAAAAAGGACAGTTTTCCACCCAAAGGATGTTGAAATACCCGGAGTAAGCAAGATGTTCACAACATTTTATGCCCAAAAGAAATCAATGTTGGTGAATCCAATGCTTTTTGGCAATCCTTATGACTATAATCATCTCATGGGCTATGACAAGCCTTTTACATTCAGCCCTGAAGAACTGAGTCAGTCTTCTGaggataaacaaaaataa
- the LOC108695349 gene encoding elongin-C, giving the protein MDGEEKTYGGCEGPDAMYVKLISSDGHEFIVKREHALTSGTIKAMLSGPGQFAENETNEVNFREIPSHVLSKVCMYFTYKVRYTNSSTEIPEFPIAPEIALELLMAANFLDC; this is encoded by the exons ATGG ATGGTGAAGAGAAAACCTATGGTGGCTGTGAGGGTCCTGATGCTATGTACGTAAAACTGATTTCATCTGATGGCCATGAGTTTATTGTTAAAAGGGAACATGCTTTGACATCAGGAACAATAAAGGCCATGTTAAGTGGTCCAG GACAATTTGCTGAAAATGAAACCAATGAAGTGAATTTCCGAGAGATTCCCTCCCATGTTCTGTCTAAAGTCTGCATGTATTTTACCTACAAAGTTCGTTATACAAACAGTTCCACAGAAATCCCAGAATTTCCCATTGCTCCAGAGATCGCACTGGAACTGCTGATGGCAGCAAACTTCCTcgactgttaa